In one Lolium rigidum isolate FL_2022 chromosome 3, APGP_CSIRO_Lrig_0.1, whole genome shotgun sequence genomic region, the following are encoded:
- the LOC124695788 gene encoding LOW QUALITY PROTEIN: la-related protein 6B-like (The sequence of the model RefSeq protein was modified relative to this genomic sequence to represent the inferred CDS: deleted 2 bases in 1 codon), which produces MPDPAAGDEPAAPGALSRSSSASRLNAQAPEFVPRPPAPLPAPLPVQPPAVIHVFAGPPPPPPASFFVAGPPPPRPPPPFEYYAAAGGAAAGFGAVLEHEAGLEQPLPLQPPPAQPQQQGRELNPDDLLHKITKQVEYYFSDINLATTEHLMRFITKDPEGYVPMSVVASFKKIKSLLQSNSMLASALRTSSKLVVSEDGNRVKREQPFTESDLEELQARIVVAENLPDDHCYQNLMKIFSSVGSVRTIRTCYPQTPNGTGPVTNRSAKLDMLFANKLHAFVEYDTIEDAEKATLVLNDERNWRSGLRVRLLNSCMAKGGKGRKGGHETDAHGDEDVSTSDQPNDKHLEETSQPSDALGEHVSEESTGDTGRGRGRGRGRGGRGRGRGYNNHNNQYHNNNHPQHHHQNSNNQGNNRGGGHPIGTPPSSHPVKTEQQQTQSLPPAGANKQQPGPRMPDGTRGFSMGRGKPQALTPSLST; this is translated from the exons ATGCCGGATCCGGCGGCGGGGGACGAGCCGGCG GCTCCCGGGGCGCTCTCGCGGAGCAGCTCCGCCAGCCGGCTCAACGCGCAGGCGCCGGAGTTCGTGCCGCGCCCGCCCGCGCCGTTGCCCGCGCCGCTGCCCGTGCAGCCGCCCGCCGTGATCCACGTCTTCGCcggcccgcccccgccgccgcccgcctccttcTTCGTCGCCGGCCCGCCCCCACCTCGTCCCCCGCCGCCCTTCGAGTACTACGCTGCTGCTGGCGGAGCTGCCGCGGGGTTCGGTGCCGTGCTGGAGCACGAGGCGGGGCTCGAGCAGCCGCTGCCGCTGCAGCCGCCGCCAGCCCAGCCGCAGCAGCAGGGGAGGGAGCTCAACCCGGACGACTTGCTGCACAAGATTACCAAGCAG GTGGAGTATTACTTCAGCGATATAAATCTGGCCACTACAGAACATCTGATGAGGTTTATTACTAAGGATCCTGAAGGATATG TACCGATGTCAGTTGTTGCTTCCTTCAAGAAAATTAAGTCTTTGCTGCAAAGTAATTCAATGCTTGCTTCAGCTCTTCGGACTTCATCAAAGCTT GTCGTTAGTGAAGATGGAAACAGAGTAAAGCGTGAACAACCATTTACAGAATCAGATTTAGAAGAACTCCAG GCTCGAATCGTTGTTGCAGAAAATCTTCCAGATGATCATTGTTACCAGAACCTTATGAAGATTTTCTCATCTGTTGGCAG TGTAAGGACAATCCGAACATGCTATCCTCAGACCCCAAATGGCACTGGTCCAGTTACTAATCGATCTGCTAAACTAGATATGCTTTTCGCCAACAAG CTGCACGCTTTTGTTGAGTATGATACTATTGAGGATGCTGAGAAAGCG ACTCTGGTGCTTAATGATGAGAGGAACTGGAGAAGCGGGCTCAGAGTTCGGTTGTTGAATTCTTGCATG GCTAAGGGAGGCAAAGGTAGAAAAGGTGGGCATGAAACTGATGCACATGGTGATGAGGATGTTTCCACTTCTGATCAACCAAATGATAAACATTTAGAAGAAACATCTCAACCTTCAGATGCACTAGGAGAGCATGTT TCCGAGGAGAGCACTGGAGATACGGGCCGAGGGCGTGGCAGAGGCCGTGGACGTGGAGGTAGAGGCCGAGGGCGTGGCTACAATAACCATAACAACCaataccacaacaacaaccatccGCAGCACCATCATCAAAACAGCAACAATCAAGGTAACAACCGGGGTGGTGGCCATCCTATTGGAACCCCGCCTTCCAGCCACCCAGTCAAGACTGAGCAGCAGCAGACACAGTCACTGCCTCCGGCAGGAGCTAACAAACAGCAACCAGGGCCACGAATGCCAGATGGCACTCGGGGGTTCTCAATGGGCAGAGGGAAGCCACAAGCATTGACACCCAGCCTGTCCACGTAA